One Brassica napus cultivar Da-Ae chromosome C2, Da-Ae, whole genome shotgun sequence DNA window includes the following coding sequences:
- the LOC106429173 gene encoding probable FBD-associated F-box protein At1g32375, which produces MAHRDRISQLPEELLLRILSSLPAKDVVITMVLSKRWKFLWMLVPTLEYDHATYQNAQGTRFSRFVYSSLLLHEAPVLETLRLKLDRESATAVDIGVWVKTAVKRSVRELDIDINSPSILTPVTLPWSLYAGGCKTLVALKLSNMTLVDASSSLPASFPSLKNLSLVKMKYPSEEFINKFLASCPVLGDLAVEQCSGDSVTVLAVQIPSLKSLSLRKRPDTDDDEAYGFVIDTPSLLSFDIVDHCGELCVVESNMPEIVYVNLDINYRRPWKMLSSLSSVKELELCLTSSKEYPVGIVFHNLVHLTICSCETEWLNLLLCVLKDSPKLQGLRIEQYHNIRTGEQRPCWKEPSSVPGCVLTSLETLEWVKYEGTEEEKEAAAFIFRNARFLKKATISSSSTDPVKKLEMLKGLSFLSRCSSSCHLTFD; this is translated from the exons ATGGCTCATAGGGATAGGATAAGTCAACTTCCTGAGGAGTTACTCTTGAGAATACTGTCCTCACTGCCTGCGAAAGATGTGGTAATCACAATGGTTTTGTCTAAACGATGGAAGTTTCTATGGATGTTAGTGCCAACACTTGAATACGATCACGCTACGTACCAAAACGCTCAAGGCACTAGATTCTCGCGGTTTGTTTACAGTTCTTTGCTCCTACACGAGGCTCCAGTTCTAGAAACTTTGCGTTTAAAACTTGATCGGGAGTCTGCTACTGCTGTAGACATTGGAGTATGGGTTAAAACCGCTGTTAAACGCTCTGTGCGCGAGTTAGATATCGACATTAACAGCCCTTCGATTTTGACTCCGGTCACACTTCCATGGAGCTTGTATGCCGGAGGATGTAAAACGCTCGTGGCGTTGAAACTAAGTAACATGACTCTTGTGGACGCTTCTTCGTCCTTGCCAGCTTCTTTCCCATCTCTTAAAAATTTGAGCCTCGTGAAGATGAAGTACCCGAGTGAGGAATTTATCAACAAGTTTTTAGCTAGTTGTCCTGTTCTTGGCGACTTGGCCGTGGAACAGTGTAGTGGTGACAGTGTGACCGTTCTCGCTGTTCAAATACCGTCTCTAAAGAGTTTATCATTGCGCAAACGACCAGACACGGATGATGACGAAGCTTATGGTTTTGTGATAGATACTCCTTCTCTGTTGAGCTTTGACATTGTTGATCATTGCGGTGAGCTTTGTGTCGTCGAAAGTAATATGCCTGAGATTGTGTATGTGAATCTCGACATTAATTATCGTCGTCCCTGGAAGATGTTGAGTTCTCTTTCTTCAGTCAAGGAGCTCGAGTTATGTTTAACATCCTCAAAG GAATATCCTGTTGGTATTGTCTTCCACAATCTTGTACATTTAACGATATGCTCATGTGAGACAGAGTGGTTGAATCTACTTTTGTGTGTGCTCAAAGATTCACCTAAGTTACAAGGCCTCAGGATTGAACAG TACCATAACATTCGAACTGGGGAACAGCGGCCCTGCTGGAAGGAACCAAGCTCAGTTCCTGGATGTGTGTTAACGAGTCTTGAAACTCTGGAATGGGTTAAATACGAAGgaacagaagaagagaaagaggcaGCAGCATTTATTTTTAGAAACGCAAGATTTTTAAAGAAGGCAACTATTTCCTCTTCATCGACGGATCCGGTCAAGAAACTTGAGATGCTCAAAGGGTTGTCATTTCTATCAAGGTGTTCAAGTTCCTGTCATCTGACATTCGACTGA
- the LOC125582148 gene encoding uncharacterized protein LOC125582148: MSKIANLDFSALKSNGDNYLEWALDAKIMLRSKDLGDTITKDNNSSDKDKYRAIYMIRHHLQENLKTQYMTMKNPYDLWIALQRRYDHQKTVLLPKAQYDWKHIRFLDYKSVDEYNSVLFRIVSLLRLCGEKVTEEEMLNKTLSTFPQTNMVLQQQYRERNFATYTELIECLLLAEANNELLLKNSEMRPPGTAPLPDISKLAIEPKKESNLVQHNDHPGPNRGRSQGRGRGSFKAHGRGRGRGTTPGFSRGRGRGRSVSFKPQIKADRCHRCGMGNHWAKNCRTPKHLCELYMESLKRNPEANMVRDPGYDDDDDDLEDVHDHQHESDKVDHMEFETSDILK; encoded by the coding sequence atGTCAAAGATTGCGAATCTTGATTTCAGTGCTTTGAAAAGCAATGGTGACAACTACCTGGAATGGGCGCTTGATGCAAAGATCATGCTGCGATCAAAAGATCTTGGTGACACAATCACCAAAGACAACAATTCCAGTGACAAAGACAAGTATAGAGCTATCTACATGATACGCCACCATCTCCAAGAGAACTTGAAAACTCAGTACATGACCATGAAAAATCCATATGACCTTTGGATCGCTTTACAGCGAAGATATgaccaccagaaaacggtgttgcttccaaaggctcaATATGATTGGAAACACATAAGGTTCTTGGACTACAAATCAGTAGACGAGTACAACTCAGTCCTGTTCAGAATTGTGTCCTTGTTAAGGTTATGTGGTGAAAAAGTAACCGAGGAAGAGATGCTTAATAAAACTCTCTCCACGTTTCCTCAAACCAACATGGTATTGCAACAGCAGTACAGAGAGAGGAATTTCGCCACATATACTGAGTTGATAGAATGTCTCTTGTTGGCTGAAGCTAACAACGAACTGTTATTgaaaaacagtgagatgagacctcctGGTACAGCTCCATTACCCGACATCTCTAAGCTGGCTATAGAGCCAAAGAAAGAGAGTAACCTTGTCCAACACAATGACCATCCCGGTCCAAACCGTGGAAGAAGTCAAGGACGAGGTCGTGGTTCTTTTAAAGCACACGGGCGAGGACGTGGTCGCGGTACCACACCCGGCTTTAGCCGTGGTCGTGGCCGAGGCCGTAGTGTGTCTTTTAAACCACAGATCAAAGCTGATCGATGCCACAGATGTGGTATGGGTAATCATTGGGCAAAGAATTGCCGAACTCCTAAGCATTTGTGTGAGCTTTACATGGAGAGCTTAAAAAGAAACCCGGAAGCTAACATGGTTCGAGACCCGggatatgatgatgatgatgatgacttggAAGACGTCCATGATCACCAGCACGAGTCAGACAAAGTTGATCACATGGAGTTTGAAACTTCAGACATACTGAAATAA
- the LOC106429184 gene encoding probable FBD-associated F-box protein At1g32375, producing MDMISKLPEDLLLRILSELPTAKDVVATMVLSKRWQPLWKSVPKLVFDDDDDRYQNIDTIRFSRFVDYFLILHEAPIETLHFELTQTFDVLDIVLWITIAVQRRVRYLKINIDCASSTTPVILPRSLYTCCGMLVTLNLTSVTLTDASTLPSFSTLKTLRLLSVKYPGDEFVRRLLSSCHVLEDLEVEQCNDDNVTIFTVKVLSLRTASLYKSSDRCTEDEDGFVIYAPSLELLELYDYSGSFCIVEKDMPNIVDADVFVNHYPSTEILSSITSVKRLDLCLSYSKDAYSDGSVFHRLVHLKICTCATEWLNLLMCVLRDSPKLRAIKLRQCHDIRDEQPRPCWNEPKSVPECLISSLETLKWVKYEGTEEQKEVAAFIIRNGRCLKKVAISSETTASDKKLEMLKELSLFSRRSPNCHLAFD from the exons ATGGATATGATAAGTAAATTGCCTGAAGATCTTCTCTTGAGAATACTGTCAGAACTGCCTACTGCTAAGGATGTTGTGGCCACTATGGTTTTGTCAAAACGTTGGCAGCCTCTTTGGAAGTCAGTGCCAAAACTTGTGttcgacgacgacgacgatagGTATCAAAATATCGATACTATAAGGTTTTCGCGCTTTGTTGACTATTTTTTGATTCTGCACGAGGCACCGATAGAAACTTTGCATTTCGAACTTACTCAAACTTTTGATGTCCTTGATATTGTATTATGGATTACAATTGCTGTTCAACGTCGTGTGCGTTACCTGAAAATCAATATCGACTGTGCTTCCAGTACAACTCCTGTTATACTCCCAAGGAGTTTATACACATGCTGTGGAATGCTTGTGACTTTGAATTTAACGAGTGTGACTCTTACGGATGCTTCTACCTTGCCTTCTTTCTCAACCCTCAAAACTTTGAGGCTTTTATCTGTGAAGTACCCCGGTGATGAGTTTGTCAGGAGGCTTTTATCCAGTTGTCATGTTCTTGAAGATTTGGAAGTGGAACAATGTAACGATGACAATGTTACGATTTTCACAGTTAAGGTTCTTTCCCTCAGGACTGCATCTTTGTATAAATCATCAGACAGATGTacagaagatgaagatggaTTTGTGATATATGCTCCTTCTTTGGAGCTATTGGAACTTTATGATTATAGTGGCAGTTTTTGTATCGTTGAGAAAGATATGCCTAATATTGTAGACGCAGATGTTTTCGTTAATCATTACCCTTCTACGGAAATTCTGAGTTCTATTACTTCAGTGAAGCGTCTCGATTTATGTTTATCATACTCAAAG GATGCATATTCTGATGGTAGTGTCTTCCACCGTCTTGTGCATTTAAAGATATGCACATGTGCGACAGAATGGTTGAATCTACTTATGTGTGTACTCAGAGATTCCCCTAAGTTAAGGGCCATCAAACTCCGACAG TGTCATGACATACGTGATGAACAACCGCGCCCCTGCTGGAATGAACCGAAATCAGTTCCTGAATGTTTGATATCGAGTCTTGAAACTCTTAAATGGGTAAAATATGAAGGAACAGAAGAACAAAAAGAAGTAGCAGCATTCATAATAAGGAATGGAAGATGTTTGAAAAAGGTGGCTATCTCCTCGGAAACCACTGCCTCCGACAAGAAACTTGAGATGCTCAAGGAGTTATCTTTGTTCTCTAGGCGTTCACCCAACTGCCATCTAGCATTCGACTGA
- the LOC106429191 gene encoding putative B3 domain-containing protein At4g12617, translated as MARIVECRDKPFDPNNQLNILITLKESDTGSSVTITMPKELVEANLFPWWSKDRCAALSRHNAVQFVDLFDYDSKITTTHTPRRERDGNFKFCGWGSILAKRSFKTGDIIGFWWDKYHDRLNFELLMVA; from the coding sequence ATGGCCAGAATTGTGGAGTGTCGAGACAAGCCGTTTGATCCAAACAACCAATTGAACATCCTGATAACGTTGAAAGAATCAGACACAGGCTCGAGTGTTACGATAACGATGCCCAAAGAGTTGGTAGAAGCCAACTTGTTTCCTTGGTGGAGTAAAGATCGTTGTGCAGCATTGTCACGACATAACGCGGTGCAGTTCGTTGATCTGTTCGATTACGATTCAAAGATCACAACAACTCATACCCCGAGAAGAGAACGTGATGGAAATTTCAAGTTTTGCGGTTGGGGTTCCATCCTCGCAAAAAGAAGTTTCAAGACTGGCGATATTATTGGGTTTTGGTGGGATAAATATCACGATAGACTCAATTTTGAACTACTCATGGTTGCTTAG